The genomic stretch TAACAGTTTTAAAGTGGTGGTCGCCGATTTTTTCACGTAGTTTCCTAATATGGACATCTATGGTTCGGCCACCCACAACCACTTCGTTGCCCCAAACCTTATCCAAGATCACTTCTCGCTTAAAGACTTTGTTTGGTTTGGATGTTAAAAGTGAAAGGAGTTCAAATTCCTTTCTTGGGAGTACCATTTCGTCGCCATCGTTCACAATTTTGTACTCTTCCCTATTAATAATGATGTCCCCAACTTTAACGATATCTTCCACTTCCTTCTTGTCGTCTTTCAATCTTCGCAGCAATGCCTTCACCTTGCTGACCAGCACCTTTGGCTTTATGGGTTTTGTAATATAATCGTCGGCACCGGCATCAAAACCGGCAACTTGGGAGTAATCTTCACCACGTGCAGTTAGGAAAGTAATGATGGTATGGTCCAATCCGGGCGTGTTTCGAATCATTTCGCAGGCTTCAATCCCATCCATTTCTGGCATCATTACATCCATAATAATGAGGTGTGGACTTTTCTTTTTGGCCTTGGCCACGCCTTCCACACCATTTTTGGCGGTGAAGACCTCATACCCTTCCGCAGAAAGGTTATAGCTTATAATTTCCAGAATATCAGGTTCATCGTCTACCAATAGAATCTTAATGTCCTTGTTTTTCATGGGATGGTATTTCTGTGTTAATCGCCCAAATGTAAAGATAATACACTTACGGGATAAACGCTTAACGTTGATTTAATCTAGTAACCTTATTGTAACACAACTGAAATAAACACTTAACATACAACTAACACGGCTTTTACAACCTGTGGCGTTCTTTGCGCCAAATATATACCTGATAATGAAATATTTTTTACTGATTTTTGCCTTGTTGGCAACATCACTGAGCAGCGCCCAGCAATCCACGGGTAGCATTGTCGGTAAACTTACCGACCAAGAGTACAACAACGAGCCACTTGCTTTTGCCAATGTGGTAATTAAGGGAACCACCATAGGAACCACCTCCGATTTTGATGGCCTTTATGAAATTTCCGGTGTTGCCCCAGGTACTTACACCGTAGTATACAGCTATTTAGGGTATGAAACTGTAGAAATTCCTGATGTAACGGTTGAAGCTGGAAAAGTTACAAGCGTAGACGTTCCAATGAGTGCGGGGCAAGGAATGGCACTGGATGAAGTAGTTGTTACCACTGTAGCCAGAAAAGATTCCGAAACCGCCTTGCTCTTGGACCAAAAACGTGCAATTGAGATAAAAGAAAGTATTGGTGCCGTAGAATTGGGGAATTTGGGAATCTCCGATGTAAAATCAGCCGCCACTAAAATATCCGGTGTTACCGAAAGTGAGGCCTCTGGAGATGTATTTGTCCGTGGTCTTGGTGACAGATATTTGACCACCACTTTTAATGGCCTTCCCATTCCATCCGATGACATCGAAAAAAAGAACATAGACCTTGGCTTATTTCCAACTAGGGTAATCCAAAACGTAAGTATTAGCAAGACCTATTCTGCTGCCACTTCTGCCGACCAAGCTTCTGGTAATATAAATATTGCCTCAAGGGAATTGTCCGGAACCAGTGAACTGGAAGTGGGTGTTTCCGTTGGTGCCAACACCAACGCCATCGGCGATGGTTCGGACGGGCAAGGTTTTAAGGTAACCGCAAACTACGAAGATACCTCTCTCGGGTTTTACGATACCGATATCGATATCAGAGATCAAATCACCAACCAATCATGGGACGCCAGTACTGTTGAAACTCCGGCCAATATGGGTGTCAACATAAGTGGTGGAAAATCCTTTTTTGACAACAAGTTCAAGGTGTTCGGTACATTGTCCAACTCCAAAAATCATAAATATTACAGCCCTGGCGAATTTTTGATTTATGATCAGGTCACCGTTACAGACTCCATTACAGATTTTCAACAGTGGGAAACAGAGCATGTAAACAATGCCATGTTGGACCTTACCTACCAAGATGATAAAAACATCATAAA from Flagellimonas oceani encodes the following:
- a CDS encoding response regulator transcription factor, encoding MKNKDIKILLVDDEPDILEIISYNLSAEGYEVFTAKNGVEGVAKAKKKSPHLIIMDVMMPEMDGIEACEMIRNTPGLDHTIITFLTARGEDYSQVAGFDAGADDYITKPIKPKVLVSKVKALLRRLKDDKKEVEDIVKVGDIIINREEYKIVNDGDEMVLPRKEFELLSLLTSKPNKVFKREVILDKVWGNEVVVGGRTIDVHIRKLREKIGDHHFKTVKGVGYKFVL